From a single Miscanthus floridulus cultivar M001 chromosome 8, ASM1932011v1, whole genome shotgun sequence genomic region:
- the LOC136473745 gene encoding growth-regulating factor 10-like produces the protein MDGDKETDSPQPPAKLPRLSCADTSAGEVTMAASSPLVLGLGLGLGGGGCGGGSGERDADASPATATPKRPSALTFMQQQELEHQVLIYRYFAAGAPVPVHLVLPIWKSVAASTFGPQRFPSLMGLGSLCFDYRSSMEPEPGRCRRTDGKKWRCSRDVVPGHKYCERHVHRGRGRSRKPVEAAAAAPAAAPAPSAAAASSLGGGPVHRGAVPPHPHGLGLSSPTSVLLAHSAARAT, from the exons ATGGACGGGGACAAGGAGACCGACTCGCCGCAGCCGCCGGCCAAGCTGCCCCGTCTCTCTTGCGCCGACACGAGCGCCG GAGAGGTGACCATGGCGGCCTCATCGCCGCTGGTTCTTGGACTGGGCCTGGGCCTCGGCGGGGGCGGGTGCGGGGGCGGGAGCGGCGAGCGAGACGCGGATGCGTCCCCCGCGACGGCGACGCCCAAGAGGCCGTCGGCGCTGACGTTCATGCAGCAGCAGGAGCTGGAGCACCAGGTGCTCATCTACCGTTACTTCGCCGCGGGCGCGCCGGTGCCGGTGCACCTGGTGCTCCCCATCTGGAAGAGCGTCGCCGCCTCCACCTTCGGCCCCCAGCGCTTCCCCTCGC TGATGGGCCTGGGGAGCCTGTGCTTCGACTACCGCAGCAGCATGGAGCCGGAGCCCGGGCGGTGCCGGCGCACGGACGGCAAGAAGTGGCGGTGCTCCCGCGACGTGGTGCCGGGCCACAAGTACTGCGAGCGCCACGTCCACCGCGGCCGCGGCCGTTCAAGAAAGCCTgtggaagccgccgccgccgctcccgcaGCCGCCCCGGCGCCGAGCGCGGCGGCCGCCAGCAGCCTCGGCGGCGGCCCCGTCCACCGGGGCGCCGTGCCCCCGCACCCGCACGGGCTCGGCCTTTCGTCCCCCACCAGCGTCCTCCTCGCCCACAGCGCCGCGCGTGCCACGTGA